Proteins encoded within one genomic window of Victivallis lenta:
- a CDS encoding cobyric acid synthase, whose translation MIEHGGNLAKLAELAGCEPGEILDFSVNLNPLGPPPGVFEPCFRSFDRLGEYPEPYAESLVAMLAERWRLPAARIVAGNGSNLLLNLLPPLTGAKRALIVTPGYLGYAEACRNGGLPVVEFRLREEEDFILDPARLGDAVEPGDLVILGNPDNPTGYALPRAELEPFVAAHPGALFLIDEAFIEFYGEAESLAGVMLPNLVVSRSFTKIYAVPGLRMGAMSGPEELMARLRARQGEWVLSAPAVETAKFLLALPGGFPEETRRETERLRGELAAGLDGLPGFKTYPSCANYLLFRAPCADLPERLLAEHRIALRSCAAYPGLGPEFCRVAVRPAEERERLLAALRGKGPYLPKKRKTPALMLQGTCSNAGKSVLAAAFCRILLEDGFSVAPFKAQNMALNSYVTPDGGEIGRAQAVQAEACRLDPDVRMNPILLKPDSDLGSQVVLNGRAIGNFKVREYFQRKPELWGEVAKAYDSLASEHDVIVLEGAGSPGEINLKSGDLVNMRMARHAGARVLLAGDIDRGGVYASFVGTYATLEPWERALLSGFLVNKFRGDPTLLADAHAYVERMTGRPVRGVIDYQRDLGLPEEDSVSFSFVRPAEKEAKTLDIVLIRLGYIANFTDFTPFEIEPDVTLRKVSSPADFGAPDAVILPGSKSVAADLARLRESGLAAKVAEAAESGVAVAGICGGLQLLGERLLDPDGIESAEREVRCLGLLPLETVMRRRKTLRRTRGFRPDGTEISGYEIHHGETVPTGPGLGIMRDTEGRMIGFERGGLFASYLHGIFDDDRFRRLWLDGLRRKKGWAPKGGVTASYGVEEALNRLAAHVRSRVDIDGLYRELGVR comes from the coding sequence ATGATCGAACATGGCGGAAACCTTGCGAAACTGGCGGAACTGGCCGGGTGCGAACCCGGGGAAATTCTCGACTTCAGCGTGAATTTGAATCCGCTCGGGCCTCCGCCCGGCGTTTTCGAACCCTGCTTCCGCAGCTTCGACCGGCTCGGGGAATATCCGGAGCCGTATGCGGAGTCGCTGGTTGCGATGCTGGCGGAGCGGTGGCGCCTCCCCGCGGCGCGCATCGTCGCCGGGAACGGGTCGAACCTGCTTTTGAACCTGCTGCCGCCGCTCACCGGCGCGAAGCGGGCGCTGATTGTGACGCCGGGGTATCTCGGGTATGCGGAGGCGTGCCGGAACGGCGGTCTGCCGGTTGTCGAATTCCGGCTGCGGGAGGAGGAGGACTTCATCCTCGATCCGGCGCGGCTCGGCGACGCGGTCGAGCCGGGAGATCTGGTCATTCTCGGCAACCCGGACAATCCGACCGGTTATGCGCTGCCGCGCGCGGAACTCGAGCCGTTCGTCGCGGCTCATCCCGGAGCGCTGTTTCTCATCGACGAGGCGTTCATCGAATTTTACGGCGAGGCGGAGTCGCTGGCGGGCGTCATGCTGCCGAATCTGGTCGTCAGCCGTTCGTTCACGAAAATCTACGCCGTTCCGGGGCTCCGCATGGGGGCGATGAGCGGGCCGGAGGAGCTGATGGCTCGTCTCCGGGCGCGGCAGGGGGAGTGGGTGCTCTCCGCGCCCGCCGTCGAAACGGCGAAGTTCCTGCTGGCGCTGCCCGGCGGATTTCCGGAAGAAACCCGCCGGGAGACGGAGCGGTTGCGCGGCGAACTGGCCGCCGGGCTGGACGGCCTGCCCGGTTTCAAAACTTATCCGTCCTGCGCGAACTATCTGCTGTTCCGGGCGCCCTGCGCCGATCTGCCGGAACGGCTGCTGGCGGAGCACCGCATCGCGCTGCGGAGCTGCGCCGCCTATCCGGGGCTCGGGCCGGAGTTCTGCCGCGTTGCGGTGCGCCCCGCGGAGGAGCGTGAACGGCTGCTGGCGGCCCTGCGGGGGAAGGGGCCGTACCTGCCGAAGAAGCGGAAGACGCCGGCCCTCATGCTGCAGGGAACCTGCTCGAATGCCGGGAAAAGCGTGCTTGCGGCGGCCTTCTGCCGGATTCTGCTTGAAGACGGTTTTTCTGTCGCTCCGTTCAAGGCGCAGAATATGGCGCTCAACTCGTATGTGACGCCGGACGGGGGAGAGATCGGCCGTGCGCAGGCCGTGCAGGCCGAGGCGTGTCGCCTCGACCCCGATGTGCGGATGAATCCGATCCTGCTCAAGCCGGACAGCGATCTCGGCAGCCAGGTCGTCCTGAACGGCCGCGCGATCGGCAACTTCAAGGTGCGCGAATATTTCCAGCGCAAGCCGGAGCTCTGGGGCGAGGTCGCAAAGGCCTACGATTCGCTCGCCTCCGAACATGACGTGATCGTGCTCGAGGGAGCGGGCAGCCCCGGTGAAATCAACCTCAAAAGCGGCGACCTGGTGAATATGCGCATGGCGCGCCATGCCGGCGCGCGGGTCCTGCTGGCCGGGGATATCGACCGCGGCGGGGTCTACGCTTCGTTCGTCGGCACCTACGCGACGCTTGAGCCGTGGGAGCGCGCGCTGCTCTCCGGCTTTCTGGTCAACAAATTCCGCGGCGACCCGACGCTGCTGGCCGATGCGCATGCATATGTCGAGCGCATGACCGGCCGGCCGGTGCGCGGCGTGATCGACTACCAGCGGGACCTCGGGCTGCCGGAGGAGGATTCGGTCAGCTTCTCGTTCGTCCGCCCGGCGGAGAAGGAGGCGAAGACGCTTGACATCGTGCTGATCCGGCTCGGGTACATCGCGAACTTCACGGATTTCACGCCGTTCGAGATCGAGCCGGATGTGACGCTGCGCAAGGTTTCGTCGCCGGCCGATTTCGGCGCGCCGGATGCAGTGATCCTGCCCGGCAGCAAGAGCGTCGCGGCCGACCTCGCGCGGTTGCGGGAGAGCGGGCTTGCCGCGAAGGTGGCCGAAGCGGCGGAGAGCGGCGTTGCGGTCGCCGGCATCTGCGGCGGGCTCCAGCTGCTCGGAGAGCGTTTGCTTGACCCGGACGGGATCGAATCCGCCGAGCGCGAGGTGCGGTGCCTCGGCCTTCTGCCGCTCGAGACAGTCATGCGCCGAAGGAAGACCCTGCGGAGGACGCGCGGATTCCGGCCGGACGGCACGGAAATTTCAGGTTACGAAATTCATCACGGCGAAACGGTGCCGACCGGGCCCGGACTCGGAATCATGCGCGATACGGAGGGGCGCATGATCGGTTTCGAACGCGGCGGCCTCTTTGCGAGTTATCTGCACGGCATTTTCGATGACGACCGTTTCCGGCGGCTCTGGCTCGACGGCCTGCGGCGGAAGAAGGGATGGGCGCCGAAGGGAGGCGTTACGGCCTCGTACGGCGTGGAGGAGGCTTTGAACCGGCTGGCGGCGCATGTCCGCAGCCGTGTCGATATCGACGGATTGTACAGAGAGTTGGGGGTGCGCTGA
- the cbiE gene encoding precorrin-6y C5,15-methyltransferase (decarboxylating) subunit CbiE yields MNPVYVIGCCGSGFSEEAREILRGAELVFGGKRLLAAAAPLLPEKAECVELGAGLVDALERGLAARGRRRTAVLASGDPLCCGIGGTLRRIAPGAELRFLPSPTAFQLFFARLGEPWERARFFSLHGDAASLPFRALLRSPLAVVYGDAKRSARAIAAELVERFPAAAGRRAAAGCNLGLDGEYIAAGTLESVAADAAAECSLSMLALLPDRTAPVPELPLGLPDGTYRHSKNMITHPEVRAIVLAKLRPVPGVLWDLGAGSGSVGLEAAGLCPELEVHAVERNPERLAELEANFRHEGLRNLHAHAGSAPDRIPELPEPDRVFVGGGGRELPEILAAAFARLRPGGVLVATAVLAESAAALVNALAPYRCELLTVNISRGEPLGGQTLLRAENPITIAVYRKPEKETRLS; encoded by the coding sequence ATGAATCCGGTATATGTGATCGGCTGCTGCGGCTCCGGTTTCTCCGAAGAGGCGCGGGAGATTCTGCGCGGTGCGGAGCTGGTGTTCGGCGGGAAACGGCTGCTTGCGGCCGCCGCGCCGCTTCTTCCGGAGAAGGCCGAATGCGTTGAACTCGGCGCCGGCCTGGTCGATGCGCTTGAACGGGGACTGGCGGCGCGCGGCCGCCGCCGGACGGCGGTTCTCGCCTCGGGCGACCCGCTCTGCTGCGGCATCGGCGGCACGCTGCGGCGGATTGCGCCGGGAGCGGAACTTCGTTTTCTGCCGTCTCCGACGGCGTTTCAGCTTTTCTTTGCGCGGCTCGGGGAGCCGTGGGAGCGGGCCCGGTTCTTTTCGCTGCACGGCGATGCGGCTTCGCTGCCGTTCCGCGCGCTGCTGCGTTCGCCGCTGGCCGTGGTGTACGGCGATGCGAAGCGGAGCGCCCGCGCGATTGCGGCGGAGCTTGTTGAACGTTTTCCCGCCGCCGCCGGCCGGCGCGCCGCGGCCGGCTGCAATCTCGGGCTCGACGGTGAATATATCGCTGCCGGGACGCTTGAAAGCGTGGCGGCCGACGCCGCGGCGGAGTGTTCGCTTTCGATGCTTGCGCTGCTGCCGGACCGGACTGCCCCGGTTCCGGAGCTGCCGCTTGGGCTGCCGGACGGCACATACCGGCATTCGAAGAATATGATCACCCACCCGGAGGTGCGTGCGATCGTGCTGGCCAAGCTGCGGCCCGTCCCGGGGGTGCTCTGGGATCTCGGCGCCGGGAGCGGTTCGGTCGGGCTTGAAGCGGCCGGGCTCTGTCCGGAGCTTGAGGTCCACGCCGTCGAGCGGAATCCGGAACGGCTGGCGGAACTCGAAGCCAATTTCAGGCACGAGGGATTGCGGAATCTCCATGCCCATGCCGGAAGCGCGCCCGACCGGATTCCGGAGCTGCCGGAACCGGACCGGGTCTTCGTCGGCGGCGGCGGCCGGGAGCTGCCGGAGATTCTTGCCGCCGCTTTCGCCCGGCTGCGTCCGGGCGGCGTGCTCGTCGCCACGGCCGTGCTGGCCGAGAGTGCTGCGGCGCTGGTGAATGCGCTCGCCCCGTATCGGTGCGAGCTTCTGACCGTCAACATCAGCCGCGGGGAACCCCTCGGCGGCCAGACACTGCTGCGGGCGGAGAACCCGATCACGATCGCGGTCTACCGCAAGCCGGAGAAGGAAACAAGGTTGTCATGA
- the cbiD gene encoding cobalt-precorrin-5B (C(1))-methyltransferase CbiD, translating into MKTAGELRSGFTTGSAMTAAAVAAYLDLRDRVAILLPGGGTLDIPIARRWPDGAAVVKDGGDDPDVTSGCEVAVTLCPFDGPETEADHVEPCGGGTLVVRGAAGVGRVTRPGLALPVGKSSINAGPRRMLAENMAHAGFGRREGERLLLSVSVTGGEEIARKTLNPSLGIEGGISILGHSGIVRPFSNAAYARTIVLQLRSIAANGGRMAALTTGNRTTGAVRRDYPELVPEGIVPIADFIRIAVRAAAAAKLETLVVGCMAGKLFKYACGLWNTHAHRNRLMLSQLRDFGIGLDGLPLEEMETMGELASRLTPERYREILDAVYERARQVLQEWAGDTRIVLALYDSEGRRLR; encoded by the coding sequence ATGAAGACGGCCGGGGAACTGCGGTCGGGTTTCACGACCGGGAGCGCGATGACGGCGGCGGCCGTCGCCGCCTATCTCGATCTCCGCGACCGGGTCGCGATTCTGCTGCCGGGCGGCGGAACGCTCGACATTCCGATCGCGCGGCGGTGGCCGGACGGCGCCGCGGTCGTCAAGGACGGCGGCGACGACCCGGATGTGACCAGCGGCTGCGAAGTCGCGGTGACGCTTTGTCCGTTCGACGGACCGGAGACGGAGGCCGACCATGTCGAACCGTGCGGCGGCGGAACGCTCGTCGTCCGCGGCGCCGCCGGGGTCGGCCGGGTGACCCGGCCCGGCCTGGCGTTGCCGGTCGGCAAAAGCTCGATCAACGCCGGGCCGCGCCGCATGCTGGCCGAGAACATGGCGCATGCCGGTTTCGGCCGCCGCGAAGGCGAGCGGCTGCTCCTCTCCGTATCGGTCACGGGCGGGGAGGAGATCGCCCGGAAGACCCTGAATCCGTCGCTCGGCATCGAGGGCGGAATTTCGATTCTCGGGCACAGCGGGATCGTCCGCCCGTTCTCGAATGCGGCCTATGCCAGAACGATCGTGCTGCAGCTGCGGAGCATCGCCGCCAACGGCGGCCGCATGGCAGCGCTGACGACCGGCAACCGGACGACCGGGGCGGTCCGGCGCGACTACCCGGAGCTCGTGCCGGAGGGGATCGTGCCGATTGCGGATTTCATCCGCATCGCGGTCCGTGCGGCGGCCGCGGCGAAACTCGAGACGCTGGTGGTCGGCTGCATGGCGGGCAAGCTGTTCAAATATGCGTGCGGGCTCTGGAACACGCACGCGCACCGGAACCGGCTCATGTTGTCGCAGCTGCGCGATTTCGGCATCGGGCTCGACGGCCTGCCGCTGGAGGAGATGGAGACGATGGGGGAACTCGCCTCGCGCCTGACGCCGGAGCGTTACCGCGAAATTCTCGATGCGGTCTACGAACGGGCCCGGCAGGTCCTGCAGGAGTGGGCCGGCGACACCCGGATTGTGCTCGCGCTCTACGACAGCGAAGGGAGGCGGCTTCGATGA
- a CDS encoding cob(I)yrinic acid a,c-diamide adenosyltransferase, giving the protein MLKEEDRTKGLLLNLTGDGKGKSSSAFGIAVRALGWEWRVAVLQFIKGGRPTGERNFFRKYVPGMMFESCGLGLTKGPGDHASAAAAGWERAKELLRGFDGELLILDELNIAVRHGYLDAAEVAAALSGRRAGLNVIVTGRGAAPELLEIADLVSEIRAVRHPFLNGEPARKGLDY; this is encoded by the coding sequence ATGCTGAAGGAAGAGGACAGGACGAAGGGGCTGCTGCTGAACCTGACCGGCGACGGAAAGGGAAAGAGTTCGAGCGCCTTCGGGATCGCGGTTCGTGCGCTCGGCTGGGAGTGGCGCGTGGCCGTGCTGCAGTTCATCAAGGGGGGACGGCCGACCGGGGAACGCAACTTTTTCCGGAAATATGTTCCGGGGATGATGTTCGAGAGCTGCGGGCTCGGGCTCACGAAGGGGCCCGGCGACCACGCTTCCGCCGCCGCAGCCGGCTGGGAGCGGGCGAAGGAGCTGCTGCGCGGCTTCGACGGCGAACTTCTGATTCTCGACGAATTGAATATCGCAGTCCGCCACGGTTATCTCGATGCGGCGGAGGTCGCGGCCGCCCTGTCCGGACGGCGGGCCGGGCTCAATGTGATCGTGACCGGGCGCGGTGCCGCGCCGGAACTGCTGGAGATTGCGGACCTCGTATCCGAAATCCGTGCGGTCAGGCATCCGTTCCTGAACGGGGAACCCGCCAGAAAGGGGCTGGACTACTGA
- the cobM gene encoding precorrin-4 C(11)-methyltransferase codes for MNGKITFVGAGPGAVDLITLRGAAALDEAELVVYAGSLVNEKLLERAAKAELVNSAKLSLPEVIEIMAAACRAGKRVVRLHTGDPAIYGAVSEQFRELDRLGIPYEVVPGVSSAFAAAAELKVELTMPELSQSVILTRMAGRTPVPEKEALERLAEHGATLCIYLSAGDLDGLVEKLASAGLPPETPAAVVYRASWPNQKIVRGTLNDIAGRVREAGIKRQAMIVVGRVLGRDGALSKLYDESFSTGFRAARKSDGFRGRTAIFALTAAAAHKAAEIAAGLDEAMVILPEKHAGAVHAARLVTYPEGDFAGALGRAWNEYDGLVMVMAAGIVVRHIGTLCRSKSSDPAVVVCDEAGNYAVSLLSGHLGGANRLAADVARITGGRPVVTTATDVQGVMAFDELAARRGYRIVTPGTLKRAASALLDGVPLELEMPGALYEEFYAGNPRFHLAADTPDITVKLPGGGVFRMVRRRYALGVGCRRNVPAERIEAAVSALLARYGIDWEQLVSIGTAELKREEAGLLAFAAEHGRELRFFGADELNAVEVPNPSRMAEEHVGIRSVSEAAALLAAGPGAVLVAEKAAAECVTAAIAEVKADE; via the coding sequence ATGAACGGAAAAATCACATTTGTCGGGGCCGGTCCCGGCGCGGTCGACCTGATTACGCTGCGCGGCGCCGCCGCGCTCGACGAGGCGGAGCTGGTCGTCTACGCCGGTTCACTGGTCAATGAGAAACTGCTTGAACGCGCCGCGAAGGCCGAGCTGGTCAACAGTGCGAAGCTCTCTCTGCCGGAGGTCATCGAGATCATGGCGGCGGCCTGCCGGGCCGGGAAGCGGGTCGTGCGGCTGCATACCGGGGACCCGGCGATCTACGGCGCGGTCTCCGAGCAGTTCCGCGAGCTCGACAGGCTCGGCATCCCGTACGAAGTCGTTCCGGGGGTTTCGAGCGCGTTTGCGGCGGCGGCCGAGCTGAAGGTCGAGCTGACCATGCCGGAGCTTTCGCAGAGCGTGATCCTGACCCGCATGGCCGGGCGTACTCCGGTGCCGGAAAAAGAGGCCCTCGAACGCCTCGCGGAACATGGCGCGACGCTCTGCATCTACCTGAGCGCCGGAGATCTGGACGGGCTGGTCGAAAAGCTCGCTTCCGCCGGGCTGCCGCCGGAGACTCCGGCGGCTGTCGTCTACCGCGCGAGCTGGCCGAACCAGAAGATCGTGCGCGGCACGCTGAACGATATCGCAGGCCGGGTCCGGGAGGCCGGCATCAAGCGCCAGGCGATGATCGTGGTCGGCCGTGTGCTCGGCCGCGACGGCGCGCTGTCGAAGCTCTATGACGAGAGCTTTTCGACCGGATTCCGCGCGGCACGGAAGAGCGACGGTTTTCGCGGCCGCACCGCGATTTTCGCGCTGACCGCCGCCGCCGCGCACAAAGCGGCCGAGATCGCGGCCGGGCTGGACGAGGCGATGGTGATCCTGCCCGAAAAGCATGCCGGCGCGGTCCATGCCGCGCGGCTGGTCACCTACCCGGAGGGGGATTTCGCCGGCGCGCTCGGCCGGGCGTGGAATGAGTACGACGGCCTGGTCATGGTCATGGCCGCCGGAATCGTCGTCCGCCATATCGGGACGCTCTGCCGGAGCAAGAGTTCGGACCCGGCCGTGGTGGTCTGCGACGAGGCCGGGAACTACGCGGTCAGCTTGCTTTCGGGGCACCTCGGCGGCGCGAACCGGCTTGCGGCCGACGTGGCGCGCATCACAGGCGGCCGGCCGGTCGTCACGACGGCGACCGACGTGCAGGGGGTCATGGCGTTCGACGAGCTCGCCGCGCGGCGCGGCTACCGTATCGTGACGCCGGGAACGCTGAAGCGGGCCGCTTCGGCGCTGCTCGACGGTGTTCCGCTCGAGCTTGAGATGCCGGGCGCGCTCTACGAGGAGTTCTACGCCGGGAATCCGCGTTTTCATCTCGCGGCCGATACGCCGGACATCACGGTGAAGCTGCCGGGAGGCGGCGTGTTCCGCATGGTCCGGCGGAGGTATGCGCTCGGCGTCGGCTGCCGCCGGAATGTTCCGGCGGAGCGGATCGAAGCGGCCGTTTCGGCTCTTCTGGCCCGCTATGGCATCGACTGGGAGCAGCTCGTTTCGATCGGCACGGCGGAGCTGAAGCGGGAGGAAGCCGGGCTGCTCGCCTTTGCGGCGGAGCATGGCCGGGAGCTCCGGTTCTTCGGTGCGGATGAGTTGAATGCGGTCGAGGTTCCGAACCCGTCCCGCATGGCGGAGGAGCATGTCGGCATCCGGTCGGTTTCCGAAGCGGCGGCGCTGCTGGCCGCCGGGCCGGGTGCGGTTCTGGTGGCGGAAAAGGCCGCGGCGGAGTGTGTGACCGCGGCGATTGCGGAGGTGAAGGCGGATGAGTAA
- the cobI gene encoding precorrin-2 C(20)-methyltransferase, protein MKKGMFYGVGLGPGDPELVTLKALRVLQGVGRIYAVASRQSDRSVSGAVIAALPGITAELVELEFTMSTDWGERLARIDAHASAIHAELACGADCAFVSIGDPMTYSTCSYLLRSLRRLDPGLAFEIVPGVNSWSALAAKCGEPLCEDREILRIVPSYSIAEGEAPELPECSTTVLLKTYRTRNRLLEALPPEARVLYGANLGLDNETYSSRRDEIDALPEAYLSMLAVKK, encoded by the coding sequence ATGAAAAAAGGAATGTTTTACGGTGTCGGGCTCGGTCCCGGCGACCCGGAGCTCGTCACTTTGAAGGCGCTCCGCGTGCTGCAGGGGGTCGGCCGGATTTACGCCGTCGCCTCGCGCCAGTCGGACAGGAGCGTCTCGGGGGCGGTCATCGCGGCGCTGCCCGGCATCACGGCGGAGCTCGTCGAGCTTGAATTCACGATGTCCACCGACTGGGGCGAACGGCTTGCCCGGATCGACGCGCATGCGTCCGCGATCCATGCCGAACTCGCATGCGGCGCCGACTGCGCCTTCGTCTCGATCGGAGACCCGATGACTTACAGCACCTGCTCCTATCTGCTGCGGAGCCTCCGCCGGCTCGACCCCGGCCTCGCGTTCGAAATCGTGCCCGGCGTGAACTCCTGGAGCGCGCTCGCCGCAAAGTGCGGTGAACCGCTCTGCGAGGATCGCGAAATCCTGCGCATCGTGCCGAGCTACTCGATCGCGGAGGGAGAAGCGCCGGAACTGCCGGAGTGCAGCACGACCGTGCTGCTCAAGACCTACCGGACGCGGAACCGGCTGCTCGAAGCATTGCCGCCGGAGGCCCGGGTGCTCTACGGAGCGAACCTCGGGCTGGACAACGAAACGTACAGCTCCCGGCGGGATGAGATCGACGCTCTGCCGGAGGCGTATCTGTCGATGCTCGCGGTAAAGAAGTGA
- a CDS encoding nucleoside recognition domain-containing protein translates to MKKRAGIILSVAATAGAVACTPPAELPRAFLSLGGIIAMVLAICVAAGVLEYRCWLHRIAVLVRPLMRFSRLPEPCALAFVASFASGNVAALMLADSRKEGAIDRREMILGALCNSVPSAFMFTCYLALPVIGILGRAGVLYFAVSFAIMAAALSVFLVLSRRLARGRVPAGGVAAAAPPLAWSEVRRKVRRRAWSFLVRLLLLTVPFYLWTSCAIRHGWLNFTAPKNFEAFLSPAALTVIGSRVGGLLASSGTAAELLKQQQITVIQLVIALLVGNILNGFTRLVRRGLPVSMGIYPRCDGAVIAVAGVGTRMVLTAAAVVILWRLQ, encoded by the coding sequence GTGAAGAAGCGCGCCGGCATCATCCTCTCAGTTGCTGCGACGGCGGGCGCCGTGGCATGCACGCCGCCGGCAGAGCTGCCGCGCGCGTTCCTGTCGCTGGGCGGCATCATTGCGATGGTGCTGGCGATCTGCGTTGCGGCCGGGGTGCTTGAATACCGCTGCTGGCTGCACCGGATTGCGGTGCTGGTCCGGCCGCTCATGCGTTTTTCGCGGCTGCCGGAGCCGTGCGCGCTCGCCTTCGTCGCCTCCTTCGCCTCCGGCAACGTCGCGGCGCTGATGCTGGCCGACAGCCGGAAGGAAGGGGCCATCGACCGCCGGGAAATGATTCTCGGGGCGCTCTGCAACTCGGTTCCGTCGGCTTTCATGTTCACCTGCTATCTGGCGCTTCCGGTCATCGGCATTCTCGGGCGGGCCGGAGTGCTTTACTTTGCGGTATCGTTCGCGATCATGGCGGCGGCGCTGTCGGTTTTTCTCGTCCTCTCCCGCCGGCTGGCGCGCGGGAGGGTGCCCGCGGGAGGCGTCGCGGCTGCCGCTCCGCCGCTCGCGTGGAGCGAGGTCCGGCGCAAGGTGCGGCGCCGGGCCTGGAGCTTTCTCGTCCGGCTGCTGCTGCTGACCGTGCCGTTCTACCTGTGGACCTCGTGTGCGATCCGGCACGGCTGGCTGAATTTCACGGCGCCGAAAAACTTCGAGGCGTTCCTGTCGCCCGCCGCGCTGACCGTGATCGGTTCGCGCGTCGGCGGGCTGCTCGCCTCGTCCGGCACCGCTGCTGAATTGCTGAAACAACAGCAAATTACCGTAATTCAGCTTGTAATTGCGCTTCTGGTCGGCAATATTTTAAACGGGTTTACGCGCCTGGTCCGCCGCGGTCTGCCGGTTTCGATGGGAATCTATCCGCGCTGTGACGGCGCGGTGATCGCGGTGGCCGGCGTCGGCACGCGGATGGTGCTGACTGCGGCGGCGGTCGTGATTTTATGGAGATTGCAGTGA
- a CDS encoding sirohydrochlorin cobaltochelatase has translation MKCLVVYTSRSGNTEKLARAIAAALGPECVLAAAADAPPPENFDFIALGFGVYGGWPDGDLRSYMKRCRRKNVGLFMTLGAWPDSEHAFLCMGRAEGLLENCTTRVKFICQGGYTPEHLARMKSRPADSPHAWDAGREARVAEAMKHPDETDLRIAADRFRAAAEKLRNAPPRPAKPPKRAQVLAVFGSTVPGAEASYRAIEDAMRERHPELPLFRACTSYAVRSKCAAAAPSLSGVLMRLVREGYAAANLVVGFLSAGEEYHKVRSEAAAFGPQLELCVTRPPLSDRAGLRRFLGAVLAGLPERAPDECVLFMGHGHAGGRSDFQYMAAASELAGLDPALHLACVEGEPSFDPVLPELRGKRVRLVPFMLVAGDHALNDMAGDGPESWKSRLEAAGYETECVLHGLGENPAVARYFAELV, from the coding sequence ATGAAATGCCTGGTGGTTTACACGAGCCGGAGCGGCAATACGGAAAAGCTCGCCCGGGCGATTGCGGCGGCGCTGGGGCCGGAGTGCGTTCTTGCGGCGGCCGCCGATGCGCCGCCGCCGGAGAATTTCGATTTCATCGCGCTCGGGTTCGGCGTGTACGGCGGCTGGCCGGACGGCGATCTGCGCAGCTATATGAAACGCTGCCGCCGGAAGAACGTCGGCCTTTTCATGACGCTCGGCGCATGGCCCGATTCGGAACACGCCTTCCTCTGCATGGGGCGCGCCGAGGGACTGCTGGAAAACTGCACGACGCGGGTGAAATTCATCTGCCAGGGCGGTTACACGCCCGAACACCTCGCGCGGATGAAGAGCCGCCCGGCCGATTCCCCTCACGCCTGGGACGCCGGGCGCGAGGCGCGCGTCGCCGAAGCGATGAAGCATCCGGACGAAACGGATCTCCGCATCGCCGCCGACCGTTTCCGGGCCGCCGCGGAGAAGCTGCGGAACGCGCCGCCGCGCCCGGCGAAGCCGCCGAAGCGGGCGCAGGTGCTCGCCGTGTTCGGCAGCACCGTGCCGGGGGCCGAAGCCTCCTATCGCGCGATCGAAGACGCGATGCGCGAACGGCACCCGGAGCTGCCGCTCTTCCGGGCCTGCACCTCGTACGCGGTCCGTTCGAAGTGCGCCGCCGCCGCGCCGTCGCTGTCGGGCGTATTGATGCGCCTGGTGCGCGAAGGGTATGCGGCCGCGAATCTCGTCGTCGGCTTTTTGTCGGCGGGGGAGGAATATCACAAGGTCCGGAGCGAGGCTGCGGCGTTCGGCCCGCAATTGGAGCTCTGCGTCACACGGCCGCCGCTGTCGGACCGGGCCGGACTGCGGCGCTTTCTCGGTGCGGTGCTCGCGGGGCTGCCGGAGCGCGCGCCGGACGAATGTGTGCTCTTCATGGGCCACGGCCACGCCGGCGGCCGTTCGGATTTTCAGTACATGGCGGCCGCGTCGGAACTTGCCGGGCTCGACCCGGCGCTGCATCTGGCCTGCGTCGAGGGGGAGCCCTCCTTCGACCCGGTGCTGCCGGAACTCCGGGGGAAACGGGTCCGCCTGGTCCCGTTCATGCTCGTCGCGGGCGACCATGCGCTGAACGATATGGCGGGCGACGGGCCGGAGTCGTGGAAAAGCCGCCTCGAAGCGGCCGGATATGAAACGGAATGCGTTCTGCACGGTCTCGGGGAGAATCCGGCCGTCGCGCGCTACTTTGCGGAGCTGGTATGA
- a CDS encoding precorrin-8X methylmutase — protein MNPFDSIVWDRDGGAIESESFRRIDAEADPRMRGRFSDAEWRVARRLVHTTADFSILPELEFSGGAVEAGLAALRRGARIYSDSNMIKSGLSIPKLKRFFPGYERESILCPVADPEVREYAAARGITRALAAVELHAPELEGAVFLCGNAPLALAGVVRLAVERGVVPALIVGMPVGFVNVVESKKLLDLVDIPFVRINGRRGGSPLAVAALHGMMEGELQ, from the coding sequence ATGAATCCTTTTGACTCCATCGTCTGGGACCGCGACGGCGGCGCGATCGAAAGCGAGAGTTTCCGCCGCATCGATGCGGAAGCCGATCCGCGCATGCGCGGCCGTTTTTCCGACGCCGAGTGGCGCGTCGCCCGGCGGCTGGTCCACACGACGGCCGATTTTTCGATCCTGCCGGAGCTCGAATTTTCCGGCGGGGCGGTGGAGGCGGGCCTCGCCGCGCTGCGGCGCGGAGCCCGGATCTACTCCGATTCGAACATGATCAAATCCGGACTCTCGATTCCGAAGCTGAAGCGTTTTTTCCCGGGGTACGAGCGTGAATCGATCCTCTGCCCGGTGGCCGATCCGGAGGTCCGGGAATACGCTGCCGCGCGCGGCATCACCCGCGCGCTCGCGGCGGTCGAACTGCATGCGCCGGAGCTGGAGGGCGCGGTTTTCCTTTGCGGCAACGCGCCGCTGGCGCTGGCCGGCGTGGTCCGGCTCGCGGTCGAACGCGGCGTCGTTCCGGCGCTGATCGTCGGCATGCCGGTCGGCTTTGTGAATGTGGTCGAGTCGAAAAAACTGCTCGATCTGGTCGATATCCCGTTTGTGCGGATCAACGGCCGTCGCGGGGGCAGTCCGCTCGCCGTTGCGGCGCTGCACGGCATGATGGAGGGAGAGCTGCAATGA